Proteins from one Drosophila gunungcola strain Sukarami chromosome 2R unlocalized genomic scaffold, Dgunungcola_SK_2 000012F, whole genome shotgun sequence genomic window:
- the LOC128255854 gene encoding uncharacterized protein LOC128255854 isoform X14 — protein MHACSMDFTLGLVTGMYAVVAVIVFYVVYVIEVKLDLPAIVNGHNSGQGNGPNNNNNNNNNNNNNADSELADISQTRLRSLIETIIAETLRSSSLSASGAVSEISLDTRSHASELANGNGVRRRHRTEHYFEPKIYQDLLATAVLNKIADKEGNTRLLAESTPDLSGRHIDENFNAEALSTTSGSSIEPRSDCSLTDHEIGLDNGKSKSLQTDLERESVLSDYIAAHMVPLPDFSASVTESEDDIGSISSGVIGEGNWEDNWLFKKKRSSATPSSIGMLVPAPRENVRAQIGDKTTDEVSDLSEMGSDIEESSLDLLRCNDLNDRLLSKHLIGGQNTKLVLDELVDRTSLTSHTLLEEHEPAFTETTNEFVVSPMAVPSDIKAPSRTPPPPPPPMIFQDDLVNEEPDHTPIAGSIAEREVKKWYNAVEMPNNPYAPEALKQRISGTQERYMDVPNISPSAEQKALASALTENPEPSTPQTDYKRYSRDYYINNAPIPTDITGSGRAPSSISEPQRAAEDVEDIVINEVNQEPEPEPHPPHGRISSSAQSTAADLSHWTLSTPVRRSSSLKFINSRPSHTHTHTHSPSPSHSLSLGYERSVPLERPSTSASHYRESSLGLGDDDDFDSRSQRSWRSSYSSLPKRHTQSSLSLHSHGSGVSFGSSVSKRRAAAGGPSAGVLTQFEKQLLHKDLKRNSFRAVSSTSKDFVMNPLFESEPLAGKLALRPEAEDQGDSGVDSCLNGFSGADTKYSNNSLLF, from the exons ATGCATGCATGCAGCATGGACTTCACTTTGGGCCTAGTAACGGGCATGTATGCCGTTGTGGCCGTAATTGTCTTTTACGTGGTTTACGTCATTGAGGTGAAATTAG ATCTGCCAGCCATAGTAAATGGCCACAACAGCGGCCAAGGCAATGGCCcgaacaataacaataacaataacaataataataacaacaatgcCGACTCCGAGCTGGCCGACATCTCGCAGACCCGACTACGCAGTCTCATCGAGACCATCATAGCGGAGACCCTGCGGAGCTCGTCCTTGAGCGCCAGCGGAGCCGTATCGGAGATCAGTCTGGACACCCGATCCCACGCCTCCGAGCTGGCCAACGGGAATGGCGTGAGGCGGCGCCATCGCACCGAGCACTATTTCGAGCCGAAGATCTACCAGGATCTTCTGGCCACGGCGGTGCTGAACAAG ATTGCGGATAAGGAAGGGAATACAAGGCTGTTGGCCGAGAGTACGCCGGACTTGAGTGGTCGCCACATTGACGAGAATTTCAATGCCGAAGCGCTGAGCACCACGTCCGGAAGCTCGATAGAACCACGCAGTGACTGCAGCCTCACTGATCATGAAATCGGACTGGAT AATGGCAAATCCAAGTCCCTGCAAACGGATTTGGAAAGGGAGTCCGTCCTTAGTGATTATATAGCCGCACATATGGTGCCACTGCCAGACTTTTCAGCATCCGTCACCGAATCCGAGGATG ATATAGGATCCATCTCCTCGGGCGTTATCGGTGAAGGAAACTGGGaagacaactggctgttcaaGAAGAAACGCAGCTCGGCCACCCCGAGCAGCATTGGCATGCTGGTGCCCGCACCCAGGGAGAATGTCCGGGCCCAGATTGGCGACAAGACCACTGACGAGGTCAGCGATCTGTCGGAGATGGGCTCGGATATCGAGGAGAGCTCTCTGGATCTGTTGCGATGCAACGACCTGAACGATCGTCTGCTGAGCAAACACCTTATTGGAGGTCAGAACACTAAGCTGGTCCTCGACGAGCTCGTAGACCGCACCAGTCTGACGTCCCACACATTGCTGGAGGAGCACGAGCCAGCGTTTACGGAGACAACCAACGAGTTTGTGGTGTCTCCCATGGCCGTGCCATCTGATATTAAAGCTCCCTCCCggacaccaccaccaccaccaccgccaatGATATTCCAAGACGACTTGGTGAATGAGGAGCCAGACCACACTCCCATTGCAG GTTCCATTGCGGAGCGCGAGGTGAAGAAGTGGTACAATGCCGTTGAAATGCCAAATAATCCATACGCCCCGGAGGCTCTGAAGCAGCGCATCAGCGGCACCCAGGAGCGGTACATGGATGTGCCAAACATCAGTCCGAGTGCGGAGCAAAAGGCTCTGGCATCGGCGCTGACGGAAAATCCGGAACCGTCAACGCCACAAACGGACTATAAGCG GTACAGCCGCGACTACTACATCAACAATGCTCCCATCCCCACAGACATCACGGGAAGCGGAAGGGCCCCATCCTCCATCTCCGAGCCGCAGCGTGCTGCCGAGGATGTGGAGGACATCGTGATCAACGAGGTAAATcaagaaccagaaccagaaccacaTCCACCGCATGGCCGCATTTCAAGTAGCGCTCAGAGCACCGCTGCCGACCTCTCTCATTGGACGCTTTCCACGCCAGTGCGCCGTAGCAGTTCGCTAAAGTTCATTAACAGCCGCCCctcccacacccacacccacacccactctCCCTCACCCTCCCACTCCCTGTCCTTGGGCTACGAAAGGTCAGTGCCCCTGGAACGACCATCCACCTCCGCGTCCCATTACCGCGAGTCCAGTCTGGGGTTGGGTGACGACGATGACTTCGACTCGAGGTCCCAGCGCTCCTGGCGCAGCAGCTACAGTTCGCTGCCCAAGCGGCACACCCAGTCCTCCTTGAGTCTGCACAGCCATGGTAGTGGGGTGTCCTTCGGCTCGTCCGTGTCCAAGAGGCGGGCGGCGGCAGGCGGTCCCTCCGCCGGCGTACTCACCCAATTCGAGAAGCAGCTGCTGCACAAGGACCTCAAGCGCAACAGCTTCCGGGCGGTGTCTTCGACCTCGAAGGATTTTGTGATGAATCCGCTGTTCGAGAGCGAGCCGCTGGCGGGGAAGCTGGCCCTGCGCCCCGAAGCGGAGGACCAGGGCGACTCGGGGGTGGACAGCTGCCTGAACGGTTTCAGCGGCGCGGACACCAAGTACAGCAACAATAGTCTGCTCTTCTAG
- the LOC128255854 gene encoding uncharacterized protein LOC128255854 isoform X13: MHACSMDFTLGLVTGMYAVVAVIVFYVVYVIEVKLDLPAIVNGHNSGQGNGPNNNNNNNNNNNNNADSELADISQTRLRSLIETIIAETLRSSSLSASGAVSEISLDTRSHASELANGNGVRRRHRTEHYFEPKIYQDLLATAVLNKIADKEGNTRLLAESTPDLSGRHIDENFNAEALSTTSGSSIEPRSDCSLTDHEIGLDNGKSKSLQTDLERESVLSDYIAAHMVPLPDFSASVTESEDDIGSISSGVIGEGNWEDNWLFKKKRSSATPSSIGMLVPAPRENVRAQIGDKTTDEVSDLSEMGSDIEESSLDLLRCNDLNDRLLSKHLIGGQNTKLVLDELVDRTSLTSHTLLEEHEPAFTETTNEFVVSPMAVPSDIKAPSRTPPPPPPPMIFQDDLVNEEPDHTPIADQLSSESIQSDESEPSTACETFTGEGDSEQESVNERVLVLDQQRSLNTNPNSNSNLHSHLHLPLTQTNNPTSGTRRTNGKLTNGSLRWSGSYTTELQNGGLVAAQQDDVADDDVVLLRRFVPGSIAEREVKKWYNAVEMPNNPYAPEALKQRISGTQERYMDVPNISPSAEQKALASALTENPEPSTPQTDYKRYSRDYYINNAPIPTDITGSGRAPSSISEPQRAAEDVEDIVINEVNQEPEPEPHPPHGRISSSAQSTAADLSHWTLSTPVRRSSSLKFINSRPSHTHTHTHSPSPSHSLSLGYERSVPLERPSTSASHYRESSLGLGDDDDFDSRSQRSWRSSYSSLPKRHTQSSLSLHSHGSGVSFGSSVSKRRAAAGGPSAGVLTQFEKQLLHKDLKRNSFRAVSSTSKDFVMNPLFESEPLAGKLALRPEAEDQGDSGVDSCLNGFSGADTKYSNNSLLF, from the exons ATGCATGCATGCAGCATGGACTTCACTTTGGGCCTAGTAACGGGCATGTATGCCGTTGTGGCCGTAATTGTCTTTTACGTGGTTTACGTCATTGAGGTGAAATTAG ATCTGCCAGCCATAGTAAATGGCCACAACAGCGGCCAAGGCAATGGCCcgaacaataacaataacaataacaataataataacaacaatgcCGACTCCGAGCTGGCCGACATCTCGCAGACCCGACTACGCAGTCTCATCGAGACCATCATAGCGGAGACCCTGCGGAGCTCGTCCTTGAGCGCCAGCGGAGCCGTATCGGAGATCAGTCTGGACACCCGATCCCACGCCTCCGAGCTGGCCAACGGGAATGGCGTGAGGCGGCGCCATCGCACCGAGCACTATTTCGAGCCGAAGATCTACCAGGATCTTCTGGCCACGGCGGTGCTGAACAAG ATTGCGGATAAGGAAGGGAATACAAGGCTGTTGGCCGAGAGTACGCCGGACTTGAGTGGTCGCCACATTGACGAGAATTTCAATGCCGAAGCGCTGAGCACCACGTCCGGAAGCTCGATAGAACCACGCAGTGACTGCAGCCTCACTGATCATGAAATCGGACTGGAT AATGGCAAATCCAAGTCCCTGCAAACGGATTTGGAAAGGGAGTCCGTCCTTAGTGATTATATAGCCGCACATATGGTGCCACTGCCAGACTTTTCAGCATCCGTCACCGAATCCGAGGATG ATATAGGATCCATCTCCTCGGGCGTTATCGGTGAAGGAAACTGGGaagacaactggctgttcaaGAAGAAACGCAGCTCGGCCACCCCGAGCAGCATTGGCATGCTGGTGCCCGCACCCAGGGAGAATGTCCGGGCCCAGATTGGCGACAAGACCACTGACGAGGTCAGCGATCTGTCGGAGATGGGCTCGGATATCGAGGAGAGCTCTCTGGATCTGTTGCGATGCAACGACCTGAACGATCGTCTGCTGAGCAAACACCTTATTGGAGGTCAGAACACTAAGCTGGTCCTCGACGAGCTCGTAGACCGCACCAGTCTGACGTCCCACACATTGCTGGAGGAGCACGAGCCAGCGTTTACGGAGACAACCAACGAGTTTGTGGTGTCTCCCATGGCCGTGCCATCTGATATTAAAGCTCCCTCCCggacaccaccaccaccaccaccgccaatGATATTCCAAGACGACTTGGTGAATGAGGAGCCAGACCACACTCCCATTGCAG ATCAGTTAAGTTCAGAGTCAATTCAAAGCGATGAGAGTGAACCCTCCACTGCCTGTGAGACGTTCACTGGAGAAGGTGACTCTGAACAGGAGTCTGTGAACGAGAGGGTCTTAGTCCTTGACCAGCAGCGATCACTGAATACTAACCCCAACTCTAACAGCAATCTGCACTCCCACCTGCATCTTCCTCTAACCCAAACTAACAACCCGACTTCGGGCACTAGACGCACTAACGGAAAACTAACAAATGGTTCCCTTCGATGGTCTGGTAGCTATACCACCGAACTGCAAAACGGTGGCCTAGTGGCTGCCCAACAAGACGATGTTGCCGATGACGATGTTGTTCTGTTGCGGCGATTTGTGCCAG GTTCCATTGCGGAGCGCGAGGTGAAGAAGTGGTACAATGCCGTTGAAATGCCAAATAATCCATACGCCCCGGAGGCTCTGAAGCAGCGCATCAGCGGCACCCAGGAGCGGTACATGGATGTGCCAAACATCAGTCCGAGTGCGGAGCAAAAGGCTCTGGCATCGGCGCTGACGGAAAATCCGGAACCGTCAACGCCACAAACGGACTATAAGCG GTACAGCCGCGACTACTACATCAACAATGCTCCCATCCCCACAGACATCACGGGAAGCGGAAGGGCCCCATCCTCCATCTCCGAGCCGCAGCGTGCTGCCGAGGATGTGGAGGACATCGTGATCAACGAGGTAAATcaagaaccagaaccagaaccacaTCCACCGCATGGCCGCATTTCAAGTAGCGCTCAGAGCACCGCTGCCGACCTCTCTCATTGGACGCTTTCCACGCCAGTGCGCCGTAGCAGTTCGCTAAAGTTCATTAACAGCCGCCCctcccacacccacacccacacccactctCCCTCACCCTCCCACTCCCTGTCCTTGGGCTACGAAAGGTCAGTGCCCCTGGAACGACCATCCACCTCCGCGTCCCATTACCGCGAGTCCAGTCTGGGGTTGGGTGACGACGATGACTTCGACTCGAGGTCCCAGCGCTCCTGGCGCAGCAGCTACAGTTCGCTGCCCAAGCGGCACACCCAGTCCTCCTTGAGTCTGCACAGCCATGGTAGTGGGGTGTCCTTCGGCTCGTCCGTGTCCAAGAGGCGGGCGGCGGCAGGCGGTCCCTCCGCCGGCGTACTCACCCAATTCGAGAAGCAGCTGCTGCACAAGGACCTCAAGCGCAACAGCTTCCGGGCGGTGTCTTCGACCTCGAAGGATTTTGTGATGAATCCGCTGTTCGAGAGCGAGCCGCTGGCGGGGAAGCTGGCCCTGCGCCCCGAAGCGGAGGACCAGGGCGACTCGGGGGTGGACAGCTGCCTGAACGGTTTCAGCGGCGCGGACACCAAGTACAGCAACAATAGTCTGCTCTTCTAG
- the LOC128255854 gene encoding uncharacterized protein LOC128255854 isoform X11, translating to MAGEAPAAISPAGCSIANTSKISNSSNSNSNSKESSPDPVQQQLNSSVDSGIAVLEAETPTLRRRQRLHQCQRILQVLQRDHLTHQQLRDRLSKLANKKWKKEETSEDNHCNVCCADLDLSSDKNYVTCCTCGKAVCRGPKCADWRPKDAKWECQLCQSSKESLAHTSSWVAEQMSFNQHKFVYPMRARSEVYIPIVGDGNDSSMQFESVSQIGQTAGLDERAKIREYVEEIVAEMLGGNLDHIKVGQLSKSENYLQLFDKFHAKLSNLLINVENGLCARALKADLPAIVNGHNSGQGNGPNNNNNNNNNNNNNADSELADISQTRLRSLIETIIAETLRSSSLSASGAVSEISLDTRSHASELANGNGVRRRHRTEHYFEPKIYQDLLATAVLNKIADKEGNTRLLAESTPDLSGRHIDENFNAEALSTTSGSSIEPRSDCSLTDHEIGLDNGKSKSLQTDLERESVLSDYIAAHMVPLPDFSASVTESEDDIGSISSGVIGEGNWEDNWLFKKKRSSATPSSIGMLVPAPRENVRAQIGDKTTDEVSDLSEMGSDIEESSLDLLRCNDLNDRLLSKHLIGGQNTKLVLDELVDRTSLTSHTLLEEHEPAFTETTNEFVVSPMAVPSDIKAPSRTPPPPPPPMIFQDDLVNEEPDHTPIAGSIAEREVKKWYNAVEMPNNPYAPEALKQRISGTQERYMDVPNISPSAEQKALASALTENPEPSTPQTDYKRYSRDYYINNAPIPTDITGSGRAPSSISEPQRAAEDVEDIVINEVNQEPEPEPHPPHGRISSSAQSTAADLSHWTLSTPVRRSSSLKFINSRPSHTHTHTHSPSPSHSLSLGYERSVPLERPSTSASHYRESSLGLGDDDDFDSRSQRSWRSSYSSLPKRHTQSSLSLHSHGSGVSFGSSVSKRRAAAGGPSAGVLTQFEKQLLHKDLKRNSFRAVSSTSKDFVMNPLFESEPLAGKLALRPEAEDQGDSGVDSCLNGFSGADTKYSNNSLLF from the exons CAAACTAGCCAATAAGAAGTGGAAGAAGGAGGAGACCAGCGAGGATAACCACTGCAACGTCTGCTGTGCGGACTTGGATCTGAGCAGTGACAAAAA CTACGTGACATGTTGCACCTGCGGAAAAGCCGTTTGCCGCGGGCCAAAGTGCGCCGACTGGCGACCCAAGGACGCCAAGTGGGAGTGCCAGCTGTGCCAGAGCTCCAAGGAGTCGCTGGCCCACACCTCGTCGTGGGTGGCCGAGCAAATGTCCTTCAACCAGCACAAGTTCGTCTACCCAATGAGGGCGAGGAGCGAGGTCTACATACCCATTGTGGGCGACGGCAACGACAGCAGCATGC AGTTCGAGAGCGTTAGCCAGATCGGCCAGACTGCCGGTCTGGACGAGCGGGCCAAGATCCGCGAGTACGTGGAGGAGATCGTGGCCGAAATGCTGGGCGGGAACTTGGACCACATCAAAGTGGGGCAGCTGTCCAAAAGCGAGAACT ACTTGCAACTCTTTGATAAATTCCATGCGAAGCTGAGTAACCTGCTTATCAATGTGGAGAACGGTTTGTGCGCGCGAGCGCTCAAGGCAG ATCTGCCAGCCATAGTAAATGGCCACAACAGCGGCCAAGGCAATGGCCcgaacaataacaataacaataacaataataataacaacaatgcCGACTCCGAGCTGGCCGACATCTCGCAGACCCGACTACGCAGTCTCATCGAGACCATCATAGCGGAGACCCTGCGGAGCTCGTCCTTGAGCGCCAGCGGAGCCGTATCGGAGATCAGTCTGGACACCCGATCCCACGCCTCCGAGCTGGCCAACGGGAATGGCGTGAGGCGGCGCCATCGCACCGAGCACTATTTCGAGCCGAAGATCTACCAGGATCTTCTGGCCACGGCGGTGCTGAACAAG ATTGCGGATAAGGAAGGGAATACAAGGCTGTTGGCCGAGAGTACGCCGGACTTGAGTGGTCGCCACATTGACGAGAATTTCAATGCCGAAGCGCTGAGCACCACGTCCGGAAGCTCGATAGAACCACGCAGTGACTGCAGCCTCACTGATCATGAAATCGGACTGGAT AATGGCAAATCCAAGTCCCTGCAAACGGATTTGGAAAGGGAGTCCGTCCTTAGTGATTATATAGCCGCACATATGGTGCCACTGCCAGACTTTTCAGCATCCGTCACCGAATCCGAGGATG ATATAGGATCCATCTCCTCGGGCGTTATCGGTGAAGGAAACTGGGaagacaactggctgttcaaGAAGAAACGCAGCTCGGCCACCCCGAGCAGCATTGGCATGCTGGTGCCCGCACCCAGGGAGAATGTCCGGGCCCAGATTGGCGACAAGACCACTGACGAGGTCAGCGATCTGTCGGAGATGGGCTCGGATATCGAGGAGAGCTCTCTGGATCTGTTGCGATGCAACGACCTGAACGATCGTCTGCTGAGCAAACACCTTATTGGAGGTCAGAACACTAAGCTGGTCCTCGACGAGCTCGTAGACCGCACCAGTCTGACGTCCCACACATTGCTGGAGGAGCACGAGCCAGCGTTTACGGAGACAACCAACGAGTTTGTGGTGTCTCCCATGGCCGTGCCATCTGATATTAAAGCTCCCTCCCggacaccaccaccaccaccaccgccaatGATATTCCAAGACGACTTGGTGAATGAGGAGCCAGACCACACTCCCATTGCAG GTTCCATTGCGGAGCGCGAGGTGAAGAAGTGGTACAATGCCGTTGAAATGCCAAATAATCCATACGCCCCGGAGGCTCTGAAGCAGCGCATCAGCGGCACCCAGGAGCGGTACATGGATGTGCCAAACATCAGTCCGAGTGCGGAGCAAAAGGCTCTGGCATCGGCGCTGACGGAAAATCCGGAACCGTCAACGCCACAAACGGACTATAAGCG GTACAGCCGCGACTACTACATCAACAATGCTCCCATCCCCACAGACATCACGGGAAGCGGAAGGGCCCCATCCTCCATCTCCGAGCCGCAGCGTGCTGCCGAGGATGTGGAGGACATCGTGATCAACGAGGTAAATcaagaaccagaaccagaaccacaTCCACCGCATGGCCGCATTTCAAGTAGCGCTCAGAGCACCGCTGCCGACCTCTCTCATTGGACGCTTTCCACGCCAGTGCGCCGTAGCAGTTCGCTAAAGTTCATTAACAGCCGCCCctcccacacccacacccacacccactctCCCTCACCCTCCCACTCCCTGTCCTTGGGCTACGAAAGGTCAGTGCCCCTGGAACGACCATCCACCTCCGCGTCCCATTACCGCGAGTCCAGTCTGGGGTTGGGTGACGACGATGACTTCGACTCGAGGTCCCAGCGCTCCTGGCGCAGCAGCTACAGTTCGCTGCCCAAGCGGCACACCCAGTCCTCCTTGAGTCTGCACAGCCATGGTAGTGGGGTGTCCTTCGGCTCGTCCGTGTCCAAGAGGCGGGCGGCGGCAGGCGGTCCCTCCGCCGGCGTACTCACCCAATTCGAGAAGCAGCTGCTGCACAAGGACCTCAAGCGCAACAGCTTCCGGGCGGTGTCTTCGACCTCGAAGGATTTTGTGATGAATCCGCTGTTCGAGAGCGAGCCGCTGGCGGGGAAGCTGGCCCTGCGCCCCGAAGCGGAGGACCAGGGCGACTCGGGGGTGGACAGCTGCCTGAACGGTTTCAGCGGCGCGGACACCAAGTACAGCAACAATAGTCTGCTCTTCTAG